The proteins below are encoded in one region of Saccopteryx leptura isolate mSacLep1 chromosome 1, mSacLep1_pri_phased_curated, whole genome shotgun sequence:
- the SLC29A1 gene encoding equilibrative nucleoside transporter 1: MTTSHQPQDRYKAVWLIFFMLGLGTLLPWNFFMTATLYFTTRLDQPQNMSLVAAEASRNVQALATPTASSPKRSYLSTIFNNVMTLCAMLPLLVFTCLNSFLHQRIPPSVRILGSLVAILLVFLITAVLVKVHLDALPFFVITMVKIILINSFGAILQGSLFGLAGLLPASYTAPIMSGQGLAGIFASVAMICAIASGSELSESAFGYFITACGVIVLTIICYLGLPRLEFYRYYQQLKLEGPGEQETKLDLLSKGEEPRAGQAQSGVLAPSIQPSKSHSIRVILRNILVPALSVCFIFTVTIGVFPAVTSEVRSSIAGKSAWEHYFVPVSCFLTFNVFDWLGRSLTAVTMWPGKDSRWLPSLVLARLVFVPLLMLCNVEQHQYLPAVFLHDAWFIIFMAAFAFSNGYLASLCMCFGPKKVKPAEAETAGAIMAFFLSLGLALGAVFSFLFRAIV; encoded by the exons ATGACAACCAGTCACCAGCCTCAGGACAG gtACAAGGCCGTCTGGCTTATCTTCTTCATGCTGGGCCTGGGGACGCTGCTCCCCTGGAACTTCTTCATGACAGCCACCCTG TATTTCACAACCCGCCTGGACCAGCCCCAGAATATGTCCTTGGTCGCTGCTGAGGCGAGCAGGAACGTGCAGGCCTTGGCCACCCCCACGGCGTCCTCTCCGAAGCGGAGCTATCTGAGCACCATCTTCAACAATGTCATGACCTTGTGTGCCATGCTGCCCCTGCTGGTCTTCACCTGCCTCAACTCCTTCCTGCATCAGAG GATCCCCCCGTCCGTCCGGATCCTGGGCAGCCTGGTGGCCATCCTGCTGGTGTTCCTGATCACCGCTGTCCTGGTGAAAGTGCACCTGGACGCCCTGCCCTTCTTCGTCATCACCATGGTCAAGATCATCCTCATTAATT CATTCGGTGCCATCCTGCAGGGAAGCCTGTTTGGTCTAGCTGGCCTCCTGCCTGCCAGCTACACGGCCCCCATCATGAGTGGCCAGGGCCTGGCGGGCATCTTCGCCTCGGTGGCCATGATCTGCGCCATTGCCA GTGGCTCAGAGCTGTCAGAAAGTGCCTTCGGCTATTTCATCACAGCCTGCGGGGTCATCGTCTTGACCATCATTTGTTACCTGGGACTTCCGCGGCTG GAGTTCTACCGCTACTACCAGCAACTCAAGCTCGAAGGGCCTGGGGAGCAGGAGACCAAGCTGGACCTCCTTAGTAAAG GAGAGGAGCCAAGAGCAGGCCAGGCGCAGTCTGGAGTTTTGGCCCCCAGCATTCAGCCCAGCAAAAGCCACTCGATCCGGGTCATCCTCAGAAAT ATCTTAGTCCCGGCTCTCTCCGTCTGCTTCATCTTCACGGTCACCATTGGGGTGTTTCCCGCCGTTACCTCTGAGGTCCGGTCCAGCATTGCAGGCAAAAGTGCCTGGG AACACTACTTCGTTCCTGTGTCTTGTTTCCTGACTTTCAATGTTTTTGACTGGCTGGGCCGGAGCCTCACGGCCGTAACCATGTGG CCTGGAAAGGACAGCCGTTGGCTGCCGAGCCTGGTGCTGGCCCGGCTGGTGTTTGTGCCCCTGCTGATGCTGTGCAACGTCGAACAGCACCAGTACCTGCCTGCGGTCTTTCTGCACGATGCCTGGTTCATCATCTTCATGGCCGCCTTCGCCTTCTCCAACGGCTACCTAGCCAGTCTCTGCATGTGCTTCGGGCCCAA gaaagTGAAGCCGGCGGAGGCGGAGACAGCTGGAGCCATCAtggccttcttcctctctctgggcctgGCGCTGGGGGCTGTGTTCTCCTTCCTGTTCCGGGCCATTGTGTGA
- the MYMX gene encoding protein myomixer, protein MPVPLLPLLLRTLLSRLLLPAARLARQRLLPLLRRLARRLGSQDVREALLGCLLFVLSQRHPPDRGEASRAARPERRERLTPQK, encoded by the coding sequence ATGCCTGTGCCCCTGCTCCCGCTGCTGCTGCGAACGCTGCTGTCCCGCCTGCTGCTGCCCGCAGCCCGCCTGGCCCGCCAGCGCCTCCTGCCCCTGCTGCGCCGACTGGCCCGCCGCCTGGGCTCCCAAGACGTTAGGGAAGCTCTGTTGGGCTGTCTGTTGTTTGTCCTCAGCCAGAGACATCCGCCAGACAGGGGAGAGGCCTCCAGAGCGGCCCGCCCCGAGAGGAGGGAGAGGCTAACCCCCCAAAAATGA